In a single window of the Leptospira sanjuanensis genome:
- a CDS encoding YhjD/YihY/BrkB family envelope integrity protein codes for MQHLLKPGWLTDSDRIPEKGFLRIFVLSIRIIVGSAYRFIKDDCLMQASGISYTTIVSLIPMLTVALSLITITSGLENRKEEIFDTINTFILQSNINVDINTYLETIGDLIDTATQIGAIGFVILVFSATAVLRSLENAFNGIWRISSNRSLFQKLVFYFFVLAIGPLLFVIGEGVAEKTIDFFRPPHYFSMEKDPLGKIWVSGENGTLFRMDSNLKKEYSIREDEIDFENMKCLDNLGGRLDFCKKPDIGSSDFIRIRIREGLIYALSRRGALLIKPIESSVWTLTSFEGVELKDIEIVNLNNIFIVFKNGEVLHYIPEGISFKPIFKDRLKMNASKVYFPDALNGYIADESGTVWTSNDGGFNFYPNRLTHLAFHDIHRADNGEIFLAGERGVIYRSRDGGNSWIELSHKRYNFIRIWSFTGTDAMELFLMDSLGHILISTDGGDHWNPFYTPMNGKLWANLLLERKENGKIRMLNIGEYKTISITESKDQKFSTTTITGGDSVFSIYSFLRILFPLSGIWLFFLSLYSLIPNTKVPLKASAAGAAVTGVIFLVFLWGFHVYLSSFSETTMIIYKALAAVPIFLLGVYSLSLIVLFGAEITASLQFRERYLAPLQSSDEIHTSSSNEFRKLILTLKSAYKIQKEKKIPSSPFELSQISRLKEEEIPVLTKKLCELEFLSETRKNEFVPIIAPSDLSIGDVYRKIPEPLLTGDKELKLFPGNIGSKVEKTEEKLQNDLDGIKFADLID; via the coding sequence ATGCAGCATCTTTTAAAACCGGGTTGGCTTACCGATTCGGATCGAATTCCCGAAAAAGGTTTTTTAAGAATTTTCGTACTTTCGATCCGGATCATCGTCGGTTCCGCCTATCGTTTCATCAAAGACGATTGTTTGATGCAGGCCTCCGGAATTTCCTACACTACGATCGTTTCCTTGATTCCGATGTTGACCGTCGCTCTTTCCCTGATCACGATCACTTCCGGTCTGGAAAATCGTAAGGAAGAAATTTTCGATACGATCAACACGTTCATACTTCAGAGCAATATCAACGTGGACATCAACACGTATCTCGAAACGATCGGCGACTTGATCGACACCGCGACTCAGATCGGAGCCATCGGTTTCGTGATCTTGGTTTTTTCGGCGACCGCAGTTTTGCGTTCTTTGGAGAATGCGTTCAACGGAATCTGGAGAATCAGCTCCAACCGTTCCCTCTTTCAAAAACTAGTGTTCTACTTTTTCGTATTGGCCATCGGCCCTCTTCTTTTCGTGATCGGAGAAGGAGTCGCCGAAAAGACGATCGATTTTTTCAGACCGCCCCACTACTTCTCCATGGAAAAAGATCCTCTCGGAAAAATTTGGGTAAGCGGGGAAAACGGAACCCTTTTCCGCATGGATTCCAATCTCAAAAAAGAATATTCCATCCGGGAAGACGAGATCGATTTCGAAAACATGAAATGTCTCGATAACCTCGGAGGCCGCCTGGACTTCTGTAAAAAACCGGACATAGGAAGTTCCGATTTTATCCGGATTCGAATCCGAGAGGGTTTGATCTACGCACTCTCCCGCAGAGGCGCGCTTTTGATCAAACCGATCGAATCCTCCGTCTGGACTTTGACGTCATTCGAAGGCGTCGAACTCAAGGACATCGAAATCGTCAATCTAAATAACATTTTCATTGTATTCAAAAACGGTGAAGTTCTTCATTACATTCCCGAAGGAATTTCCTTCAAACCGATCTTTAAGGATCGTCTCAAAATGAACGCGTCCAAAGTGTATTTTCCGGACGCACTGAACGGATATATCGCCGACGAATCGGGAACGGTTTGGACGAGCAACGACGGCGGATTCAACTTCTATCCGAACCGTCTAACTCATTTAGCGTTTCATGATATTCATCGTGCGGACAACGGAGAGATTTTTCTCGCCGGCGAACGCGGGGTCATCTACCGTTCGAGGGACGGCGGAAATAGTTGGATCGAACTCAGCCACAAACGATACAACTTCATCCGAATCTGGTCCTTTACCGGAACCGACGCGATGGAACTCTTTCTCATGGACAGCCTCGGTCATATCCTGATTTCCACGGACGGAGGAGATCATTGGAATCCGTTTTATACTCCGATGAACGGAAAACTTTGGGCCAATCTTTTGTTGGAACGGAAAGAAAACGGAAAGATCCGAATGCTCAATATCGGAGAATACAAAACGATCAGCATCACCGAATCCAAGGATCAGAAGTTTTCCACTACGACGATCACCGGCGGGGACAGCGTCTTTTCGATTTATTCTTTCTTGAGAATTCTTTTTCCTCTCTCCGGAATCTGGCTTTTTTTCCTCAGCCTTTATTCCTTGATTCCGAACACGAAGGTTCCGCTGAAAGCGTCGGCGGCGGGAGCGGCGGTTACGGGCGTCATATTCCTCGTGTTCCTCTGGGGATTTCACGTGTATCTTTCCTCGTTCAGCGAAACGACGATGATCATCTACAAGGCGTTAGCCGCCGTTCCTATTTTTCTTTTGGGAGTATATTCGCTTTCTCTAATCGTCTTATTCGGAGCGGAGATCACGGCGTCCTTGCAGTTCCGCGAACGTTATCTCGCGCCGCTTCAATCCTCGGACGAGATTCACACTTCTTCCAGCAACGAGTTCCGCAAATTGATTCTGACCTTGAAGTCCGCGTATAAAATCCAAAAAGAAAAGAAGATTCCCTCTTCTCCCTTCGAGCTTTCGCAGATTTCCCGCTTAAAAGAAGAGGAGATTCCCGTGTTGACCAAAAAACTCTGCGAACTGGAATTTCTTTCCGAGACGAGGAAGAACGAATTCGTTCCGATCATCGCTCCGAGCGATTTAAGCATCGGCGACGTTTACAGAAAGATTCCGGAACCTCTTCTGACGGGCGATAAGGAACTCAAGCTCTTTCCGGGAAACATCGGTTCCAAGGTCGAAAAGACGGAAGAAAAACTCCAAAACGATTTGGACGGAATCAAGTTTGCGGATTTGATCGATTGA
- a CDS encoding class I SAM-dependent methyltransferase, with amino-acid sequence MDFSGQTIDETCPCCQKKDWKFLYHSSFQNYNIPIYLCSTCGLQTQYPRPEPSSLYTEEYYSGGADFSYRDERQTETYDRYVWKARLSNIRKFKRTGEFLDIGCSFGGFLNCAKEAGFGVTGVEISSYSADVARSRGFKIYTGEFLDADLPEAYFDVVTLVEVIEHLSEPEKVFEKLGRILKPGGLLLLQTANFEGWQAIDAGPNYHYYLPGHFYYYSESNLKKILDRSGFTNHITYPGVDFSLLAKLLKSRGSFRSWKEYWKWIRISIYHWKSKLKKKGRPLTSSMVLYSFKAE; translated from the coding sequence TTGGATTTTTCTGGCCAAACTATAGACGAAACCTGCCCCTGCTGTCAAAAAAAAGATTGGAAATTTCTATACCATTCTTCCTTTCAAAATTATAATATTCCAATATACCTCTGCTCTACCTGCGGGCTTCAGACCCAGTATCCGAGACCGGAACCCTCTTCGCTTTATACGGAGGAATATTATTCCGGCGGCGCCGATTTTTCCTATCGCGATGAACGGCAAACCGAAACTTACGATCGATACGTTTGGAAGGCGCGTCTTTCCAACATCCGCAAGTTCAAACGAACGGGAGAATTTTTGGACATAGGATGTTCCTTCGGCGGATTTTTAAACTGCGCGAAAGAAGCGGGCTTCGGCGTAACAGGCGTGGAAATCTCCTCGTATTCCGCGGATGTCGCAAGATCTCGGGGATTCAAAATATACACGGGAGAATTTTTAGACGCGGATTTACCCGAAGCGTATTTCGATGTGGTGACTCTCGTGGAAGTCATCGAACATCTTTCCGAACCGGAGAAGGTTTTTGAAAAACTGGGTCGGATCTTAAAACCCGGTGGACTTCTTCTTCTGCAAACCGCAAACTTCGAAGGCTGGCAAGCGATCGACGCGGGGCCGAACTATCACTATTATCTTCCGGGACATTTTTATTATTATTCGGAATCGAATTTGAAAAAAATTCTTGATCGCTCGGGTTTTACGAATCATATCACGTATCCCGGAGTCGATTTTTCGCTCCTTGCAAAATTGCTCAAGTCCAGAGGAAGTTTTCGTTCCTGGAAAGAATACTGGAAATGGATTCGAATTTCGATCTATCATTGGAAGAGCAAACTCAAAAAAAAAGGCAGACCCTTGACCTCGTCCATGGTTCTGTACAGCTTCAAGGCGGAATGA
- a CDS encoding rod-binding protein — MRIDSVQDYTNKLNLVEKPEVRSLINIEKSNQEKRNVTFPEQLREEFNEKLSGKISSSEVRMPHNIKEETAADPYRKKLYSASVEFESIFVKMMLSEMKKTVSKSGLIDGGHAEEIFEDMLYDEYSKNLSANSSLGLAEQIYQSLSSNLPPVNAGTRTDRKA; from the coding sequence ATGAGAATCGATTCCGTTCAAGATTATACGAATAAGCTGAATCTGGTGGAAAAGCCGGAAGTAAGAAGTCTGATCAACATCGAAAAATCCAATCAGGAAAAACGGAACGTTACCTTTCCGGAACAACTTCGGGAAGAATTCAACGAGAAACTTTCCGGTAAAATCAGCTCTTCCGAAGTCCGAATGCCTCACAACATCAAGGAAGAAACCGCGGCCGATCCGTATCGCAAAAAACTGTATTCCGCTTCCGTGGAATTCGAATCGATCTTCGTCAAGATGATGTTAAGCGAAATGAAAAAGACCGTGTCCAAGTCTGGCTTGATCGACGGCGGTCACGCGGAAGAGATTTTCGAAGATATGCTCTACGACGAATATTCCAAAAACCTTTCGGCGAATTCTTCTTTGGGTCTTGCGGAACAGATTTATCAATCTCTTTCCTCCAACCTTCCTCCGGTCAACGCCGGAACCAGAACCGACCGCAAAGCTTAA
- a CDS encoding class I SAM-dependent methyltransferase gives MNPSESSSQSAWNTHYTRNKSRLGYPDENLVRMLSKIVSTQTESSEQRKALDFGAGSGRHCVLLNEFGYQVYATDYTENSVKTISQEYPFVKASIHEHPPLSYEDGFFDVIVSWGVLHYNSVELAREILKEKKRILKPGGFLAGSVRAVGDTHLQAQGTVIQTPDLKGAYSRFYTLEELKEDLKGFSRTDFGYTERTPLGKLEERICHWIFLAKL, from the coding sequence TTGAATCCTTCTGAATCTTCCTCCCAATCCGCTTGGAACACGCATTATACCCGGAACAAATCCAGACTCGGTTATCCGGATGAGAATCTGGTGCGTATGTTGTCCAAGATCGTATCGACGCAAACGGAATCTTCGGAACAGCGAAAGGCGCTCGACTTCGGAGCCGGTTCGGGAAGACACTGCGTTTTGTTAAACGAATTCGGTTATCAAGTCTACGCCACGGATTATACGGAGAATTCGGTCAAAACGATCTCGCAGGAATATCCGTTCGTCAAAGCGTCGATCCACGAACACCCTCCTCTTTCGTATGAAGACGGTTTTTTCGACGTGATCGTAAGCTGGGGAGTTCTTCACTACAACTCCGTCGAACTCGCAAGGGAAATCCTGAAGGAGAAAAAAAGGATTCTCAAACCCGGAGGATTTCTCGCGGGTTCGGTGCGGGCCGTCGGCGACACGCATCTACAGGCGCAGGGAACCGTGATTCAAACCCCGGATTTAAAAGGCGCCTATTCCCGTTTTTATACATTAGAAGAATTGAAAGAGGATTTGAAAGGATTCTCCCGAACGGATTTCGGTTATACGGAGCGGACGCCTTTGGGAAAACTCGAAGAAAGGATCTGTCATTGGATTTTTCTGGCCAAACTATAG
- a CDS encoding flagellar basal body P-ring protein FlgI — protein sequence MKSEYSIFCMSLFSERVRGFLSRVFPFYAVSFYVRFTSISVLVGLIGIFSVSLNAAELRLKDIARIEGIRENQITGYGIVVGLPGTGDSKTPFTSESMKNYLKNLGVEANLKPDQTRNIASVLITATIPTYARKGDKLNVVVSSIGDAKSLEGGVLLQSPLKTAGDKTFAVASGVISFGGRQEQERGSGARGNKKTVGVVHGGAIVEQELDQNFYASERVQIQLDNQDFTTLNAVISQIRSILPGKHGIGPESVVPVSPSEINIVLGKTFENKSDAFLTLLSDIENLTVETQVKPKVVINERTGVIVMGGNITIEEVAVSRSGLNLSVTDKNRRRNWLGKEQEPVKSSFVIEESTSVGDVVEALNKVGASTRDIIAILEALKKSGALHAELEIQ from the coding sequence ATGAAATCAGAATATTCTATTTTTTGTATGTCTTTATTCTCCGAGCGCGTTCGCGGGTTTTTATCGCGCGTTTTTCCGTTTTACGCGGTTTCGTTTTATGTGCGTTTTACGTCGATTTCCGTCCTAGTCGGATTGATCGGAATTTTTTCCGTTTCTTTGAACGCCGCCGAACTGCGCCTCAAAGACATCGCGCGCATCGAAGGAATCCGCGAAAACCAAATCACCGGTTACGGAATCGTGGTCGGTCTTCCGGGAACGGGGGACAGTAAAACGCCGTTCACTTCGGAGAGTATGAAAAACTATTTAAAAAATCTTGGAGTCGAAGCGAATCTCAAACCCGATCAAACGAGAAACATCGCTTCGGTTTTGATCACCGCTACGATTCCCACCTACGCCCGCAAAGGCGACAAGTTGAACGTGGTCGTTTCGTCGATCGGAGACGCAAAGTCCCTCGAAGGAGGAGTTCTTTTACAATCTCCTTTGAAAACCGCGGGCGACAAGACGTTCGCGGTCGCTTCGGGCGTGATTTCATTCGGCGGAAGACAAGAACAGGAACGGGGAAGCGGCGCTCGCGGAAATAAAAAGACGGTGGGTGTGGTTCACGGAGGCGCGATCGTAGAACAGGAATTGGATCAGAATTTTTACGCGTCGGAACGGGTGCAAATCCAACTCGATAATCAGGACTTTACCACTCTCAATGCGGTGATCTCTCAGATTCGTTCGATTCTTCCCGGAAAACACGGAATCGGACCGGAGTCTGTCGTTCCGGTTTCTCCTTCGGAGATCAATATCGTCCTCGGAAAAACGTTCGAGAACAAGTCGGACGCATTCTTAACTTTATTAAGCGACATCGAAAATCTCACCGTGGAAACTCAGGTGAAACCGAAGGTGGTCATCAACGAAAGAACGGGCGTCATCGTGATGGGAGGAAACATCACGATCGAAGAAGTCGCCGTTTCCCGTTCCGGTTTGAATCTTTCGGTCACCGATAAAAACAGAAGACGCAACTGGCTCGGAAAAGAACAGGAGCCGGTCAAAAGTTCCTTTGTGATCGAGGAATCCACAAGCGTAGGAGACGTGGTCGAAGCGCTGAATAAAGTGGGCGCGTCCACGCGAGACATCATAGCCATTTTGGAAGCGTTGAAAAAATCGGGCGCGTTACACGCGGAGCTGGAAATACAATGA
- the flgA gene encoding flagellar basal body P-ring formation chaperone FlgA, translated as MNVFRTLFLLLLAANPLLGRGVSGIYLKGRAIVDGEAVLLSSVARIPDGFEDRVLVKNLKRPIYIGSKEILNVYGDLEPNVTGKETLVLPLNHSLEPNEITESLSEEIRKKHPNEGFRLTFISGETKVPSEGVELRWANLSSRLHPGQLMASLEIFFQGKKVHSLRIRFQVEQNVKVLKAKRPLNKGIKITEDDFQEEAVLAPEEILDSPGPELLGSTLLKDMNEGEIFRKKHVRKIQDVQRGGEILMIYHKGSLVLKTKVKALSSGNIGEDVQVTTHSREGQMKAKVVDKNTVVTE; from the coding sequence ATGAACGTATTTCGGACTTTGTTTCTTCTCCTGCTTGCAGCCAACCCTCTTTTGGGAAGAGGAGTTTCCGGAATTTATCTCAAAGGCCGCGCGATCGTGGATGGAGAAGCGGTCCTTCTTTCTTCCGTAGCGCGAATTCCGGACGGATTCGAGGATCGGGTTCTCGTAAAGAATTTAAAACGTCCGATCTACATCGGTTCGAAAGAAATACTGAACGTCTACGGGGATCTGGAACCGAACGTAACCGGAAAGGAAACCCTGGTTCTTCCCCTCAATCACTCTCTCGAACCGAACGAAATCACGGAATCCTTGAGTGAGGAAATCCGCAAAAAGCATCCGAACGAAGGATTTCGTCTAACGTTTATTTCCGGCGAAACCAAGGTTCCCTCCGAGGGAGTGGAGCTGCGCTGGGCCAACCTTTCCTCCCGTCTGCATCCGGGGCAACTGATGGCCTCTCTTGAAATTTTCTTTCAAGGCAAAAAGGTTCATAGTCTGAGAATCCGCTTTCAAGTGGAACAAAACGTCAAAGTTCTCAAGGCGAAACGTCCTTTGAACAAGGGAATCAAAATCACCGAAGATGATTTTCAGGAAGAAGCGGTTCTTGCTCCCGAAGAAATTTTGGATTCTCCAGGACCGGAGCTCCTCGGTTCTACTCTTCTCAAAGACATGAACGAGGGGGAAATCTTCCGTAAAAAACACGTTCGCAAAATCCAGGACGTTCAAAGAGGAGGGGAAATTCTGATGATCTATCACAAAGGAAGTCTCGTCCTGAAAACGAAAGTAAAGGCTTTGAGTTCGGGAAATATCGGAGAAGACGTTCAAGTGACGACTCATTCGAGAGAAGGACAGATGAAAGCGAAGGTCGTGGATAAGAATACGGTGGTGACGGAATGA
- a CDS encoding flagellar basal body L-ring protein FlgH, producing MKLNSLSKMIVELIPGIFGAVLLSILLILLIFTGSGSGLKAQDVSLWTDKNPYSVRQNIKVGSPLYVRITNGLQAEFELESNADETITLKSMPDKKIIPDMPSYNNDRTITRKNKGKIKSLGKVKGNLTALVTAIDPNTGLLTIQGQKVNVINGEENSLALSGTVSPEFVEKDSSINADKIANLQVNFNGRINRQQVNPPIALKSVTNPDGSVTVKAELSEEEKQRLILNQLNRLLGESQ from the coding sequence ATGAAGCTGAATTCCCTTTCTAAGATGATCGTAGAATTGATCCCCGGAATTTTCGGCGCGGTTCTTTTAAGTATTCTTTTGATCTTATTGATTTTTACGGGAAGCGGTTCCGGTCTCAAAGCTCAGGACGTTTCTCTTTGGACGGATAAGAATCCGTATTCGGTCCGTCAAAACATCAAGGTCGGTTCCCCTCTTTATGTGAGAATCACGAACGGCCTGCAGGCGGAGTTCGAACTCGAATCCAACGCGGACGAAACGATCACTCTCAAATCTATGCCCGATAAAAAGATCATCCCAGATATGCCTTCGTATAACAACGATCGTACGATTACCCGCAAAAATAAGGGAAAGATCAAGTCACTCGGAAAGGTGAAGGGAAATCTCACCGCGCTAGTAACCGCGATCGATCCGAACACCGGGCTTTTGACGATCCAAGGACAAAAGGTGAACGTGATCAACGGAGAAGAGAACAGCCTCGCCCTTTCAGGAACGGTCTCCCCCGAATTCGTGGAAAAGGATTCCTCCATCAACGCGGATAAGATCGCCAATCTCCAGGTCAATTTTAACGGGAGAATCAACCGTCAACAGGTAAATCCTCCGATCGCCTTGAAATCCGTGACCAACCCGGACGGCTCAGTGACTGTCAAGGCGGAACTTTCCGAAGAGGAAAAACAAAGGCTGATTCTGAATCAGTTGAACCGGCTTCTGGGAGAATCACAATGA